The Sesamum indicum cultivar Zhongzhi No. 13 linkage group LG6, S_indicum_v1.0, whole genome shotgun sequence genomic interval TCACAATTGCAAGGAAGCTATGACCCTATTTCCAGTCGCATCCTATTGTAATTCTCACCAATTACCCGCTAAAGCAAGTCATGTCAAAGCCAGATGCTTCAGGTCGAATGGTCAAATGGGTAGTAGAGCTCGGGGAGTTTGACATGAATACCAGGTTAGTGATTGCCAAAGTATGTATATGTCACTAGGAAGTGCACTAGCTATCAAGTAGTAAATATCGTTCCCACAAGGATTTAAATGAAACAAGTACCAAAACTATAACTAATATGCGATTATTTGAACTATCGTGAATCAAATGATAGATTAACTATTACTAAAACAATTACTAATGAAAATAAGCTAAAGGAACATGTTTGAGAAGATACAAAGATGTAAGAGATACGAAAGTTATTGGTCCACCTAATTGTACCAATATGTGAAATCACAAATTGATCTAGCAAGCAATGTTTTCATACACTGAGCTTTTTCCCAAGTTAATTCAATATACTCTCTCGAACTATACCAAACCTATTATTAGCAAGAAAATAGTGGATTCCTCCAATCTAAAACTCGTGACAATAATGCATTAATTAAGATCTGTGAAAAACCTGTGTAACTAGACGAATCACATCTATGTATGTCTACGTATCGTGTAATTCACATCATGAATTACCTTTCCACTATATCGAATTCTCTTTTAGTtcatcaacataattaatcaaaatctaAGAGTTGATTAGGCTCTCAAATCGTAAAACAAGCACAGTAACTCAtggatatatgaaaataaagttgtaaattaatttgataaaatacttaaaacaaTGTCGCAATTAGGTTCTCCAATGTTAACTAGAAAAACACAAAGAGGAAATATGTAGAAAAATTCATGGTATAGAAAATTAGGCTTGAACGACTGTCACTCTGGTGCCGAATCTACTCCACCACTCGTctccttctcttctcttcattGCTTTGATGtgaattttagaattttctctAGCAAAATAACTCCTTAACCTTCTTCTCTTCCTCCTATTTATATTAGTTCCCAAGAGTCCTAATTTTTAGTCTATCTTTACCTCTTTCATTCCTAATCCTATTCCTACTAAACTTCTCcacataattataagaaaCTAAGTTTCTtcacataatattttgactCAACAATTATGTTGGGGGCTCTTCAATTTCCACCCAACGCATGTCTGATAACCCATGGATTAAAGGTTACTCTTAATTCAGTTCTTTGTTAGACGGATTCCTGATAACTTGTGGGTTACGGGTTAAACTGACTTCGATCTTCTGTCTTGTGACTTTTTATAACCCTTGGGTCACGGATTATTCTTGATATGCATTTTGCTGGATTTTTAGACTTTTCTCGTACTTGAGATGTTTTCTTGAGACTTGCTCCTTTTACATGAAAGCACgtaaaatatcacaaataaatcCAAGAACAAGCATGATATCACAAGAATATAGGGATATCAATACCAAAATGTATCATATAATATTCACTAATCAAACTACCCCACACTTAAGCCATGTTTGTCCTTAGCATGTAACAATTCTATTCAATCATCCCCCTTTCAAAGATAATCCCATTCATTCTACCCCATTTTTACTTACATCaacatttaaaatgaatttactgTCAAGGCACAAGCGACAACAGACTTCATAGTACAAATTCACACAAGCCACACAATGAATCAATTGCATCAACAATCGTTTCAGAATCAAAATGCAAGTGAATTAACACCCTCACTTAAGATTCACTCAATACGCTCAAAGTGTTTAAGGTGAAATAGACAACTCTTAAGTCATGTCGTGGCAAGATTTTACCATATGCTTGCTCTTATATCACATCTCTATTATTAGATAGTGAATTAGGTAGAATCAAAGGGTATTTTTCAAGTTACAATGGAGCTTTAGGTTGAGGTTGGAagcaagaaaaaaacatagaaactCAAAAGGTTATTTTGGACTACTGAGGATGGTCATTTGTGCAGgcttaacaaaatattttagttaagtCCATGCCCTTATCACATTCACCACACCCAAATCAACAAATGTAGCCTCAACATGTATAATCGAGCAAGTTctagaaaatcaaatcaaagataatatcacacaaacaaacaaaatattagagcAATAAGATGTGCTCATAAGGCCCAAAAgcttacaaaaattgaattatgtgTGTTACTTGAAAGCATTCatcattcaaaataattatcaagaCAATCAAAACAGGTGTGCCAAGTTTGAATTCTTTCCTATTTATGTCAATTATCTCTCAGAATCCTAATAGTGCATTCACCAATCATGTCAACAAGGGTCAATATGGGATGTAGAGGAACAAGATTCATCTTTGCaactctaaaattaataaatctcgACCAAGCATATCACGAAGGCTTACAATTCCCTCCACACTTAAGAATGACATTGCCTTCAATGTCTTATACCCTACGGACAATAAGGAAAATAAAGGAGGAGGAACCTTCCTGAGTGTGTGGGGCTGGCGGAGTCCTAGCAAGGAGGAGAGTAGGCGACTGAAACTATCTTGATGCTGATGTGAACGAGACTTCAAATGCTTGTGGAGGTCCTTCTAACACCAGATGAAGGCAAAAAGTgagtgaaataaataatataagagataaaaataaagtgaaaGAGGTAGTGCTTGATCCTTTGCCAATCCACTCCAATGAGGCCCTTGTCGTTGTGGTGCCATTTGTCACcatccttaaattttttttttctcatgtgAGATTTATGTCATATCTTGGTGCACTCCTTATACATTTCGGCATTCTCGTGGGCTTGGTACCTCCGTCTCTTGATCTTAGTAGGGTGACGCCTTTTATTCTCACTTGCTTTTTTGCAATTAGGTAGCATTTTTGACTAGTGGTTTTACTTTTTGATTAGAAGTAGATCCATTGAAAAGCAACACCGTCTGTGGTTTTGACTTCAATTCTTATTTTGTgtctacaaaatttataacctCCTCATGCTCTTCTTCCATATTTTGCCGTCTCTAATTTTAAAGAACAAGTACAAAAACCGTGACAAATTGTAACAGTCTTTATGCGGTAACGACTTTTGTGATATATTCATTTTGTAACAGCCTTTTAAATGGCTTGTGACGTTAACAACTTagtgaaatttaatttctctCCGCCATGACATCATCACAACTTATCCTTTacaaatttgtaccaaaaacTATTATTGTTGGAACGACTCTATGGCTGTTACAAATTAcgcatttctatttttagtgGGCAGActcttattttatacataaatacaaGCGTAAACACTCCATTCTCATACAATAAAATGCTGCATTTTAATTCACGTGAATGAAGTAGCAAACAATACAGATGATTGACAATAGGTAGAAGTGTACAAGTTTTTAGAACATATTCCATTGCTTTACTACATGCCAAAAGCTACcaaatacaaaatacataaaactaCTACACACTTATTCCTTATGCATGAGTGGTCTTGTCAACCACCAATCtccaacatatttattttcttacccACTTCACGAAACtcacataatattattatcataatgatagaaaataaaaacattgctaaaattataatatatttcttatcTTATTTTGCCCGACTTAGTTCGATTCGTAGCATATCAATTTTTCAGTAACCTTCTTCTGGTAACTATTGATCTTCTTCAATAAACCACGAATTGTAGCCACACTATGATCACATATCGGGGGACCCTAAACATAGgcaaaatattgttattagcaaattattttaatcttttcaaattaatccagcatattaaaaaataaaaaataggtaCACATATGCGCTCGAGCAATCTCGGAAGCGACGTCTGGGGTTGGCATTGGTCCAAGACGTCTTAGTCACAAGGATATTGTCACACAAGTAAAATTCAAGACGATTTCGTAAACTCAAAGCAAATCAGTGACGATTGCTTGAATTTTCTCCAATTGCATCATATTTTCTTGACTAATCACTACTTCGCGAGTTTGATATTATAATCGAACCTATAACATAAATtcgttaaattataaattcgaGTCAACAATTGTTGAAAGTAActtgtcaaatttaaaaattttaaaaattagcaGCAGCTTTGTTTAGTTAATAGATGTTGCTGTAGCCTAAAAAATGatgagattttaaaaaaaatataaaaaaaaatatagtttcaaaaaagaagaatgagATTGGAATTTTAACAATTGATAAAGACGAAATTGTGATGAAATTTATACATGAGTGGCAGATTTGGAGCGTCAAAAAAGCAGCTACAGTGGCAAAGTTGCGTAGGGCAAAATGTTTAATTTGGGGCAAACCTTTTGATAGGAATATAAATTTGGGAAACAAGGACCAAAATGTAGTTTGTCCACAAAATTGACAAGGAACTAATAAAGAAcacaacataaaattattatgttctTCTTAAAACAAGTAAGTAAATGCCTTACTAGTAATATCGGCAATTTTATCACTTATTTAATTCCATCCTCAAAGTGAATCGGGCTAGGGGTGTAAACAAGTCAAGCTCgacaaaaaaattctaactcgagcttgagctcaaAAATTatagctcgagctcgagttttttttttcttaattttatcattaaaataaaatatttgttagaatttttattcattatgtTAGATTGACAagcccaaattatttttaacaaaaatatattcctaattttccaactattagataatttaaaaattcataattaataaaaaataaaatatactatgaACTTAGTAACTTGTTGATTAAGCTTATTTTTGTACAGAGactagatatataaataaaactaccatagtttatcattaaataaatttaaaatatgtgatattacttaataattataatatatgagttaaatatatattaaaaaattgagaaaagctTGCCGCTTGCGAGCTTTTGAACAGAGTATTTTgggctcgagctcgagctcgaggcTTGCCGCTTGCGAGCTTTTGAACAGAGTATTTTGTgctcgaactcgagctcgagcttgttAGAAGCTAGAGTCGAGCTCCAAATCGACTCGCGAGCTGGCTTGGCTTGTCTGTCACCTTTAAACGGATcttaatgtatatattgtataaaatatgttttgaaacaaaataaataacgtgaactttgtattatatatattaaatagaatataaaatataatagaatttaaaataaaaaatgtaatccTATAATTAGGGTGTTCCTGTCTATAgaacaattaattttcaagaagTCTACCAAAAGGGAAATTAAAAACGAAGAAAACTGGCTTGTGGAAAGGGTTACAGGGCAGAGAGTCGGAGATTATTTGAGGTATCGTTATTTACTGATAGTGGATTGTTTTTGTTCTTGTGAAGACAGCCCATAAGCCAACGTTGGGTCGGCCCAAAAGCAAAGATAGCTCAGCTCAGCTCCTCCTCTAGGTTTTTAATCAGAGGTAGGTCTGTCTCTGTGTCTGTGTTCGTGTCCGCGTCTGTCTCTATGGGGGGCTCTGAGGAGAAAGAGAGgcaaaagaagatgaagaaaaacagtaagaagaagaagggcaGTGGGCAGGGAAGTGAAGGagctcctcctcctcctcaggTGATAACCGATGATCGATTTGCGTCTGCTCAGACCGACCCTCGCTTCTTGGAAGCACCAAAGAAGCGCTCCAAAGTGCCTATTGATTCTCGCTTCCGACATGTCTTTACCCACAACAGCTTCACCTCATCCAATGCTTCTGTAGACAAGAGAGGCAAAcccaacaacaacaataaagcCGCCATCTCTCTCAAGCACTACTATCGCCTTCAACAACAACCCGGTGAAAATGATAATGAGATTCAGAatgaaaattctcaaattgaaGAAGATGATCAAAGTGACAGAGATGTTGAACCTGACCGAATTGGTCGCCAAACTGAGAGTGAAAACGAGACATCAAGTGAGACTCCCGAGGACGACGACGACGTGGAGAGTCTTGATGGATCATCATCTACTAGCACTTCAGATTCAGATGACCAATATATGGATGAAGAGGAGGAAGATACCTTTATGCAGCTGGTTAGAAGCTTGACCTTATCTTGCctgttttcttatttattcttttcttctccctTTTCCCTTTTGAGGCATGGCATTACGTTTCTAACTATATACCCAGAATAAAAAAGAGGACATGAAACCACTCTTCTGACAACCCTTTTCCCTTGTTTGTGGTGTGTGAAGGAGGACAATGTACCAGAAATTGATGAGGAAACACGAAGGCTAGCCGTTGTTAATCTGGACTGGAGTCAAGTTAGGGTATGTATTATTTCTTTGccttttctatttctcttgGAGATCATTCGAGGTCTTTGTATATGTTCTTATCTGCTCATactaaatacttttaaatgCTATAGCTTTCCTTCCAATTACACTTCTAATTCTGTGTGATACCTATTATCCTGTTGCCCATTGCTGGATCTGAGTTACATGTACTTCTGTTATATGACCGATATCTTCTCTCCaagtatatagtatttttctaGATTCTCTACTATTTGAGCTAATCCTATAGATTATCTTGTATTGTATTTTCTATAAACATTGTCTTTGGATATGTTGTTTCTATGTGGAATGAAATTGAACACAGGGGGCTGTGGAATGGTCTAGAAATCGTGGCGTTGTGTATGCTTATGGTGGGTTACATAGTTTCAACTTTTCTCGTAAATAATTTTGAGcattaaataaaagtgaaatgtCTGGAACACTTGATACCATTCTGCAGTGGTGCATTAGAAATAGTATTGGTGGTCAATGCCACCGAGATTCCTCCAAACAATGATTTGAGGTTGGATGACCTCTATTGCATTCTTTTTGAGTTGAATTCCAAGTTTGTAGCTGCACTTTCCTGTATGTGATCAAGCAAATTGTATATCATTGGTAACTCTGAAAATAACTATTCTTACATTTttcttacataattttttatgtcaaatacactattttttttgtcatgtcCGGACTTGGTGCTTCTTTGCCTCTTTCCTGTCATGTTTCCTCTCACACATGTCACAACATGAGCATCACATTGGTTATGCAGTCAGTTGATTTATACGCGTTGGTAAATTGAGTGTGCCGCAaccttttctatttatattttgtaccTGTATGCTGTTAGTCTCACCAATGAGAATTTTATTGATCCTGTAGGCTGTTGACTTATATGTTTTGCTAAGTTCCTTTCTTCCTAAAGGGGGTCAAATTCTGTCTGTTGCTGTCTATCCATCTGAGTTTGGACTTAAGCGCATGGAAGCAGAGGCTATCAGTGGTCCTATTGGATTATATGATGATGAGGAgaaggatgatgatgatgatggggaGGATGATGAGATTGATAACAAGAAGCTCCGTGCTTATGAATTAAGTCGGCTGCGGTATTATTTCTTACGAGCCTGCTAGATTTGcagttttatatgtttatgTTTGCATTCTTGAATTTACTTAATTACCTAAATACATGGCTAAGCATTGGTTTAATGGGTTGTAGTAGAGTAATAGTCTAGTGGTGTActgtttttgaaatttacagTTATTTTAATTCTACTTGCATTAGCTAGAAGACATGTTTTTGGAGAATGGTATGTTCTGATACTGCCAAAATTAGAGGAAAAAGGTTTTTGGTTCATATCCGTAGTTGTTCACAGACAAATTAATTGACTCAAAGCAAAAGTTCTTGGTTGACTTTCCTCGTTATGTTTCCTTGAACATGCAGACATGAAAATAGCGTGCAGTCAGCATTCCATAATTCCATTACTCCCTATGCCTGTATTGATGTCTTTCTTGTTTAAAATACTTATCAAGATTCTTGTATTATAATGTTATTTCTTACTTTTCTGCTTCAGGTATTATTATGCTGTTGTAGAATGTGATTCAAGTTCTACCGCAGACTACCTCTACAAAACTTGTGATGGGGTTGAGTTTGAAAGATCAGCAAATAAGTTGGATTTGAGATTCATTCCAGATTCCATGGATTTTAAGCATCAGCCACGTGATGTTGCGACTGAGGTAATATGTGCTTCTTGATCAACACATATGGAAaatctttgttcttcttgattCAATATTCCAGGGATTTTTAATGCCTGCTGATGGACAAACTGTAACAATTTTATCCTGCAAATGTGCCTTTTACATGTTAAATGACCACCTCTGTTAAAGAGGAGatgatttgatattaatatcttaacacGCCATCTCACGGGCAAACCCTGCACGTtgaaacctttttttttaatataaatgggTGGCAATGAGATTTGAACCTTGGCCTTCTTGTTTGGTTCGCCTCTGATATTATGTTAAACGACCACATCATCTAAAAGTTTAAGTTTTTAGAGAGGAGAGCATTAATATCTTAATGTTACCAATATATAATCAACCTATTCGTTTTCAGTTTGTTAGTTAAAAACCTAGAGGTTTATCTCTAAGCAAGAGACAGCTTTTCCTCTTGACCCCATATAAAACCCTTGTGCTGAAGGAAAGTTGCACTGAAACAAATCTTGCTCTTAGTAATTGCGATGCTCTCTTCATTTCTAGGCACCAGCGGATTATGAAGGTTTAGATTTTCAAACACGAGCATTGCAACACAGCAACATTCATCTCACTTGGGATGAAGATGAACCACAGCGTGCGAAGATGTTTAAGAGAAAATTCAATGATGAGCAGGTTCGTTTTATGTCCTTATATGATTGTACATGCAAGTTTGTTACTAGTACTTACAATCATTTCATTGCACAATGAATTCTCAATGGGAGTGTGCCAACTgagatatcataattatttatgaattggaATTAGttagaaatataaatgcaaataatACTTAACTCGAAGTGGGAACTAGGTGTTGGCAACTAGAACTAGAGACTGATTTGTGAATTCTATTGAACTTGTTGATAGTTACAACTGTTTTTGCTTTGTCTTCATGCCTAAAAATGCGATGCTTCCACTGAAAGCATATCCCAGAGGTGAAGGTAGTAAAAATGGCATTTGTGGGTTCGAATGAGGATCTATCTTAGAGATTCAATGCGTTTCAGCTTCTAGTTTTGCATGGAAGCCACCCAATTTTATGTGTGCTGTATGTTAGTCGTAATCATTCTTCCTCCTTTCAGCTTGCTCAGTTGGAGTTGAAAGAGATCTTGGCATCTGATGAGAGCGAAACAGATGACGAACAAAAGCCAGATAAATACCGTGCTCTGATTCTATCAGGGGGCGGCTCAGATGAAGATCATGAAGAGGATAGTTTGCAAGATATGGAGGTTACTTTTAATTCTGGTTTAGAAGATATAAGCAAAcgtattttagaaaagaagGACAAGAAATCAGAAACTGTTTGGGAGGCATATCtcagaaagagaaaagagaaaagaaaggcGTCAAAAAATAGGTCCAAGTATTCATCAGATTCAGAGGAAAAGAGTAGTGATACTGATCAAGAACTTGCAGAACAACCAGATGACTTTTTTGTTGAAGAGCCTTCAACCATGGAAAGTAAGGGCACTCCAGTTAAAAGCactaaaaaaggaaaatcaagTGAAGAGACCATCCGAGAAGCTGAAGCAAGTAGGGCCGAACTTGAGTTATTAACTGCTGATGACAAGGGAGCAGATGCCAACTTAAAGGGCTACAACTTGAAACCCAAGAAGAGCAAAGGAAAGAAAGGGAAGGGAATTCCAGACGAGGAGAAAATACCAGCTGCTGACTATGATGATACACGTTTTTCAGCTTTATTTACCTCACCACTCTTTGCTCTGGATCCAACTGATCCTCAATTCAAAAGGTACATATCAAAGGATTGTGTTGCTCTCtgttaaataattgattttccAACAGAAAAGCTTTAAGTGCCACTTGTTTTCAAAATCCTCTATACACCCTCAGGTGATATCTTTTATTCTCACgcattaagaaagaaattattcTTTGCTGATAAGCTTTTGACAATGAtaatttgttgtgttttgatCTTCAAAACAGAAACTGTTATTATCCGAGAAGACTTTGAGACTgatcatttgtttttcttgtcaCTCCAGGAGTGCAGCTTATGCTCGGCAGGTTACAAAGAAACAGAAGACATACGAGCAGCAAAGTGTTGGACAAATGGGTCAGGAAGAGAAAGCAACTTCTGATGGATTGGCTAAGAGAAAGGAGAAGAATGAGTTGTCTGCATTAGTTAGGTCAATCAAAATGAAGTCGAAGGAAGTCGCTTTACCCAGTCAAGGTAAGGTAGCTCGGAAATACAAACATTTGCAGTACaaggagaagatgaaaaaataagagaagtaAGATGTTATCCCCACAGTTTGGAGTAAAAGAGTTGCTTATTTATTCTGGTGGTGGAAAAGGAATGTTGAGAGTTTGCAGATATTTGAAACTAATTTTTGAAAGGGAACTTGTGAACTTGCTTCTCCAATCGTCTCCTCATTTGTTTGCAATTCTATATATCATGTTTCTTATGGGCAGTATTCTTTTTTGCCTTGGCATTTTGGTAACATAGTTATACcctttgaattttcatttctctGCAAATCAAGCAAGAATTTGATCTCATCTGAAGTTCTTTTCTGGACTTGCCATGTTCTTATGTCTTTTTCTCTTTGAGAATGTTATGAAGAGATGCCtgacattttttattgttatgatATCCCCACAAATCATAATAgacaaataagaaaataatatttaaaattcgctattatttaaaacaattgCTTACCCACGTATCAATATGATATTTATGacaaaattcaattgattCTCTAAGGTTTTAAATTAggtttttacaaaattaaggtgaaaattattttaagtttttgtattattttaatgaatattataaaataaaaagtgcaATTAACCCTCTTCAATTATTATggagaatattaattaatgagaatAAGGGAAAGTAATAcatagtaattataaaaattgcataaacttAAATATGAGTAAAAGGTGAAATAGATGTTTACTGTAAAATAGGTAGGAACAACTTTTGCAAGTACAACATAACTAAGCAAATTTAGAGTATTAACAAAGTCATATTTCAACATACAAGTGTTTGAGGGAGGATatcttgattttatatttagagtTACCTACTTGGAAGCAATAAGCATTAATGATATACAGCAACCGACAATAGCGGTATGATTGTTATACATAACTTTCACCTGTCTACCTACCTTATTCACTCCTTCACgtcaaaatacatttatcaagtACCACGCCAACTCCTActtctctttcaatttttattgttatttttttttattttatttaatatatatatatacatacatatgacATTCTTTAAATAATGTTTTCTTTACATATTTCTTGTGTAtgacatataatttaaaatataaaattccatctcatattttatttgacataaaATTGTTGCAGTGTTCAtttaattggatataaaaCCTCCAAACCAATCAAGTACTGAAGTAGTtggatataatttaattcactaCGGAACTTCTATTATCAATTTATGTTACAtactttctattttatttaataaatataaaattaacttaatctagatattattcttttccttttgttaCATACTCGATTTTCactaacatataaaaaaaattggggtgtgtatgaaattaaaagaaaaactaaatttgtaaaaagacCAACTGTGAtggaatgagaaagaaagaagttcgtaaaaaaaaaaaaaagaaatatatagcCAGGTGgtagataaataataaattacaattataaatttattaaaagtatgaaagtttgtaagaaaaaaaaaacatgataaattaaaattaagataaacgTAGAGTAGTAAgtcgagaaagaaaaaatatatagggataattacatttacatcctTTGATCTATGATCTATTTACACAACCACTCCTATTTTTTGCGTAATTACAGAAACCACAAATGACAGCGAGAAAATaggggtagtttgtgtaatgatacTAACATTTTAAAGGGttgtgtttgtaatttttcaaaaaagtaaagGGTGGTTTGTGTACCTGATATTGATATCTTgatgggtgtatgtgtaattatgttaaaaataaggataatttgtgtaaacagattataaatcaagaattgtagatgtaattatcccaaatatataattatgaaattactaAAGATTATTGAAATTcctattatgattaaatttttttgaaagaaataaatgaattaaagaataaatttgaacgaatgtttcaaaatttggtactacaaattttttttatttataatagtatagagaGTCTTTGAAATAAGTCGTCCTCCGTTATTCACTCATCGTATCGTCCACACATCCTTGCATTTGCTCTCCCTCTGCCACTGCCACTGCCCTGCCCCATACCCACACCCATACCCATACCTTATCAATATGGATACCCAAATACCCAAACCCACCCGACATCACCATAGCCATCAGCGTCTGGTACTCCCCTGGAAGACGCGCATCACTCTCTTCTTCCTCAATACCTTCAACGACGCCGCCCGACGCCGCGATGGCACCATCAACCGTCGACTTTTTAGTTTGCTCGATTCCTTCAGCCTCAAGACGCCTCCCAACCCCAAACCCCGCAACGGCGTCAAGACCTTTGACATTACCGTCGATCCTTCCCGCAACCTCTGGTTCCGACTCTTCGTCCCATGTTATCCTGAATCTGAATCTGATCCGCAGCTCCCCATCGTCGTCTTCTTCCACGGTGGTGGCTTCGTCTATCTCGCCCCCGATTTCAAGGCCTACGACGATGTTTGCCGCCGTTTCGCACGCGAGATCCCTGCGGTTGTCGTCTCCGTCAACTACCGTCTGGCCCCCGAATACCGCT includes:
- the LOC105165799 gene encoding pre-rRNA-processing protein esf1, with translation MGGSEEKERQKKMKKNSKKKKGSGQGSEGAPPPPQVITDDRFASAQTDPRFLEAPKKRSKVPIDSRFRHVFTHNSFTSSNASVDKRGKPNNNNKAAISLKHYYRLQQQPGENDNEIQNENSQIEEDDQSDRDVEPDRIGRQTESENETSSETPEDDDDVESLDGSSSTSTSDSDDQYMDEEEEDTFMQLEDNVPEIDEETRRLAVVNLDWSQVRAVDLYVLLSSFLPKGGQILSVAVYPSEFGLKRMEAEAISGPIGLYDDEEKDDDDDGEDDEIDNKKLRAYELSRLRYYYAVVECDSSSTADYLYKTCDGVEFERSANKLDLRFIPDSMDFKHQPRDVATEAPADYEGLDFQTRALQHSNIHLTWDEDEPQRAKMFKRKFNDEQLAQLELKEILASDESETDDEQKPDKYRALILSGGGSDEDHEEDSLQDMEVTFNSGLEDISKRILEKKDKKSETVWEAYLRKRKEKRKASKNRSKYSSDSEEKSSDTDQELAEQPDDFFVEEPSTMESKGTPVKSTKKGKSSEETIREAEASRAELELLTADDKGADANLKGYNLKPKKSKGKKGKGIPDEEKIPAADYDDTRFSALFTSPLFALDPTDPQFKRSAAYARQVTKKQKTYEQQSVGQMGQEEKATSDGLAKRKEKNELSALVRSIKMKSKEVALPSQGKVARKYKHLQYKEKMKK